The window atttagttatttgaAAGTGTCAATTTTTCGAACTATAATTAAGACATTTCCTCTTTTcgacatttatttacaaaatttaagttGATACTTCTTGCAGGAAAaccaattttccaaaaaaaagcaTTTGTTCGAACTTCGAAGATCGGTTTGTTAGAACTCTATTATGTATGGTTCtatagtagggttctataaatcgactttcgaataatcgaacaatcgactttttgtcgaaaaaagtcggattcgactattttgttccaaaaaagtcgataactcgactatcgtctatgaaaaaagtcgaaaagtcgactttgtaaataaaagtcgaaaaaagacgaaaagtcggaaaatgtcgaaagaagtcggaaaaagtcgaaaagtcgactttgtaaataaaagtcgaaaaaagacgaaaagtcggaaaatgtcgaaagaagtcgaaaaattcggaaaaagtcaaaaatagtcggaaaaagtcgaaaatagtcgaaaatagtcgaaaaaaggcgaaaaatcggaaaaagtcgaaaatagaaagaagtcgaaaatacttaaaatattgcaagaaatagaaaaaatataaataaaaattttttattaataataataatatataataataatataatgttaaatggcaatattataaatttacgcttctggcaactttataaatttttaactctggtcggaaaaattcgaaaatagtcgataaaagtcggaaagtcaaaaatagtcgaaaaaagtcaaaagtcgaaaacagtcgaaaagtcgaaaaagtcgaaaagtcagaaattgtcgaaaagtcggaaaaagtcgaaaagtcgactatttataaaatattaaaagtcgaaaatcgacttttagttaaatgaaaaaaatcgaaaaatcgatttttaaataaatgcaaaaagtcgaaggtcgaaaagtcgacttttcataaaatgtaaaagGTCGAAattcgacttttcataaaatgcaaaaagtcgaaaagtctacttttcataaaatgcaaaaagtcggaaagttgacttttcgtttcaactataaaaccctattctatagttgaaacattttatttcgaCAATTAAATGGGAAATCCAGTCttaggaaattttatttataccaTATATTGAACTCATTAGTCATTGCTCAACCAAATAGttatttaggaaattttaactatttttgaaaattttcttccttttcccaCATTTTTGgacatttatttgcaaaatcaattcttcaatttttattttacaagttaatggatttattaattttgtctGGACAAAACAAACCCTATTAATTTACTTAATACTTAATAATGCAACTCTGTTACACAGACGGTAAAAATGGCAGTGAATGATTTGACACAAGCTGCCGACcgcaaataaaaaaagaagaaaaaaagtgtcACATTTTAGACTACTGACGaggaaagaaaatattaatttttagctttttatatagaaaaaaataataagtatttattaaaatatttgaaaagaatACCTGAAAACTTTTACCATGCCAGACGAAGTTCAACAAACCTTTGTACGTAGCTTTATTGACTACTTGAAGAAGCAAATCGATGGTCAGGCCTTTACGCCAGATGCACAAGAAAGTTGTGAAGTGGCCATTCAATGTCTGCAGGCAGCCTTCGATCTGGGTGATGAAGAGGCCGAAGAGCAAACACAAACGTCAGCCGGTGCTGAAGGTAAAGCCAAACAAGTTTCACTTTTTGAACTTTACGAAACGCATTATATGGAAAAGAACccggaaatattaaaaatggctGAAACCATTAAGAATGAAGGCAATCGTTTAATGAAGGATGGCAAATATAATGAAGCATTACTGCAATATAATCGCGCCATTACCTATGATCCAAAGAACCCAATATTCTATTGTAATCGTGCCGCAGCCTATATACGTTTGGGCGATAATGAGCGGGCTATAATTGATTGCAAGTCAGCACTGGTGTATAACCCCAATTATGGTAAGGCTTATGGTCGTTTAGGTATTGCCTATTCTAATTTGGGCAAATATGAAGAAGCCCAACAGGCCTATGCTAAGGCCATTGAACTCGAACCAGAAAATCAAGATTATCACAACAATTTGGAAGTGGCACGTAATGCACGCAATCATGCACAGACCGGCATGATACCCCAACTAACCGAAGGTCTTAATGCAATGCTTACAAATCCTGCCATACGTAATTTGTTCAGCACTGCTGACATTGACTTAGAATCCTTGCAGTCAATGTCACAAAATCCAGCGGTTATGAATGCGATTGGTCAAATGTTTGCCGGTATGCAAGGAGGTGGTGGCGGTGCAGATACCACTATACCTCCCATGCCCAATGATATGTTGCAATTGTTCCAGGGTTTTGCTCAGCAATTGACTAATGCCTCTGCAACTGGTAATCAGGGCAACAATAGCAATCAACCACCCTCGAACACTGATCAGAAACAACCTCCTTCCAATTAAAGGTAACGATAGAAATTTACATGTTGGAATACAATAAAGTGTATGGGAATGGACTTCAGACATTTTAAGGagaaattaagttaatttttatattgtatcaTTGTATTCACACCAAACTTTGTTTACACTTGATCTTTCTAGTACATActagtacatacatattatttttcttttgatataatttggaacattaaaacttttataatagcGAGAGTGTTTTagtatttacaatattattcaaTCTAATACCTATTGTAGAATTATATATATActacatttaaataaagaaatacaataaataagaCATGGCTTATTATGTGCGTGTTCACACCACATGTTAatgctttaatttaaaatcctaataaaatttaaagactttttactattttgaaatgtaaaaaaggctaagattaattttcatttattttactgaattaaaaataattacttatataaattttaatttaagatttattttacaaaaacaactttgtacagattaaaaaaattctttgtttaaaaactaaacttatCACTAGATTAGAAAATCATTGTCAAATTATTTGGCAATTTACTGCTTTTAGCTCTTAAATATAAACGGACATCGAATGATCAATAAATGTACGACATAATGGACAATTTTGTCTTTGGGAAGAGAAAAACATATAATCCGCACACTCCTCGCAAAGACACAAATGTTTGCACGGCAAAAGGAGAACACACTTTTGACGATCACGACAAATAACACAACGTTGTGTAACATCCAATGTTTTGTCACTGTTACTGGGCGAAATACTAGGGCGGGGTAAGGGAGAACGTCTTTGGGCCGCTAAATTACGTAAGGGAGTAGTAGTAAGAGTTGGATTAACTCTGCGTCTAAACAAGCGCCTGGTTAGTTGGCTTAAACAAAGGCAACATGAGCTAATAAACTGTAaaagatattaataaaattgcaaataactattttatttagctacctaccatttttattttcaaacaacaTCTTAATATAGCATAACCCACTCTTCTACGATGGTGCCACAAAAGGAACAGCAATACCAAACCAATAGTTAAACGAAATATATCTTCCACTATAACCTTTACTATATACACTAAATTTGTGCGTATATTGGTAACACTATCCACTATAAAATCCCCCACAGCGATAAGAGCATAAAGCAACCATCTTGGCAAGAGTGTAATCAACCACCAGGCACAATCCGCTATTAATAATAGAGCATTTCTCAGTAGATTTAAAAAATCTGCCACAAAACTACCAATTTGTGTAGCCAGTAGCTTCGAGTGTAAACGtgtattgataaaaaactttgCAATGTGCTTTATAAAAACCCCCGCAGCTTCCAGTACGCAATTGATGCCACCATTAGCGGAAGTTCTGATATAATTTGTTACAGCTGCTATGCTGGTATTAAGTTCACAAATGAAACGATAAAGTTCTTCTCCTATAATAGCTAAAGCCGTAAATAAATCTCGTATAATATTACAGGCCTGTATTAGAAGCAGGAATATGGTTCGTCCAATGTGATAACTGGCGGTCAGTATAAATACGGCAATTGAGTGCAATATATGCATACATTTTAAAACTGGTTGCACCAGCACGGTCAACATTTTGCATTACTACATATAgttgtcaaaaataaatttctacacacttttatttaactttaattctaatttcaaaacaaaaatgcaaaaactGAGGCggattg of the Lucilia cuprina isolate Lc7/37 chromosome 2, ASM2204524v1, whole genome shotgun sequence genome contains:
- the LOC111690330 gene encoding small glutamine-rich tetratricopeptide repeat-containing protein beta, with product MPDEVQQTFVRSFIDYLKKQIDGQAFTPDAQESCEVAIQCLQAAFDLGDEEAEEQTQTSAGAEGKAKQVSLFELYETHYMEKNPEILKMAETIKNEGNRLMKDGKYNEALLQYNRAITYDPKNPIFYCNRAAAYIRLGDNERAIIDCKSALVYNPNYGKAYGRLGIAYSNLGKYEEAQQAYAKAIELEPENQDYHNNLEVARNARNHAQTGMIPQLTEGLNAMLTNPAIRNLFSTADIDLESLQSMSQNPAVMNAIGQMFAGMQGGGGGADTTIPPMPNDMLQLFQGFAQQLTNASATGNQGNNSNQPPSNTDQKQPPSN
- the LOC111690329 gene encoding E3 ubiquitin-protein ligase RNF26, which codes for MLTVLVQPVLKCMHILHSIAVFILTASYHIGRTIFLLLIQACNIIRDLFTALAIIGEELYRFICELNTSIAAVTNYIRTSANGGINCVLEAAGVFIKHIAKFFINTRLHSKLLATQIGSFVADFLNLLRNALLLIADCAWWLITLLPRWLLYALIAVGDFIVDSVTNIRTNLVYIVKVIVEDIFRLTIGLVLLFLLWHHRRRVGYAILRCCLKIKMFISSCCLCLSQLTRRLFRRRVNPTLTTTPLRNLAAQRRSPLPRPSISPSNSDKTLDVTQRCVICRDRQKCVLLLPCKHLCLCEECADYMFFSSQRQNCPLCRTFIDHSMSVYI